GGTCTGAACCGCTTAATAGCCAGCAGCTTGGATGCATTCCAGAACTGCTCCTTTTTCGGGTTTGACAAGAAGGAAGCATCATCAGCAGTTGAGGCTCGAGAAGTTTCTCCTCTTTCGGATTTTAAAATTGGAAGTGAAAAATGAGCCTCAGCAGTCAGCATGATCGGATCATCTTGGTAACATTATCGTTCTTCGGCATGAATTTTTCTGGCTGAATCAATGTTCTGATTAACATTTTACTTAAACTTACTTGACTTGAGGTGTGCAAGCTGAAAATGAGACACTTCACACTTCCTGTATATGTTTCTCTAATCTGGGTCTTTCCCCTTCTGTACAAAAAAGAAGTTCATCAAAGGATTTCACTGTATCAACCCCTTGTTTGATTGTGTTAGCTTCTGTAGAAATACATCTGTTGTTTTAAGAAATCTTAACCCCTCTTTTTATTCTTAGCTTCTATACGTTGTATTTTTTTAGTAGAGTTCATAATGTGGGGGAGGGTAAAATTAAGATTCTTTCAAAGAATGACACACAAACTTTTGGTGGAAGTGTCTTCCCATTTGTTAAACAACCGAACAAGCTATCATATGAATCTTTTCATTTGATTTCTTACCGCTTCATCTCTTTTTACCCATTATCGTTTTAGATCTTCCAAAAACTTTTCGTCCTTAAAATTGGGTTGGTTTTGATATTAAAGTATAAAAGTAAGAGAAAACCAGCACCATGTATAAGTTGGATTAGTTCGGAAGGAATCGTTATAATTGCATTTCTTTTGAAGGAAAATGTACAAGTTTGAATCCCTAATTTGTATCCCACTATCccaaatatattaaatacaagagtttaattttgatgcattgATCGtgcaaaatattttatacaattatCTAATCTAACTTATGTTTTTAAGTAACTTTTAAATAATGAGATTGAAATTAATTACCTTTGCTTATGTGATAATACACGATTAATAATGTCTGTGTAAAACCGACGgtatatgaaaattaaattcttaaaacAATACATTAACAAACTTCTAAATTAGTCATGTAATTGCCTTGCTTACATCATAAGCAATTATAATTGTTTAGACATCAAAGCATTGCCGTTTAATGTATTTAGCCATGTAAAAGGTGTAATTACTTGTACCAAATGTGATTATAAGATCTTACAAAGGATTAAGTTATCCTAATCATCAGCTACATATAATCGTTTGGTTTAGTGTGATAAGCAATAAGCAATTGATTAATAAAAGGCGCATGTTcataaatttgaatttatcGGCTAACTTTGTAAATGGAATTTTGCTATATTAGCTTTACATGGCAAGTAAACATTAAATTTAGTCTTTGTCCATTTCTTCCAATGATAAGACGgtttttatctaaaaaaaaaaaagaatattttggcctctaacaaaattattttgggacaatacaatttttttttataaaaaaattgttaaataataacaaaaattagtaTTGTGGGacttttatttgtaatttttggGGGTTTTAAATTTCTCACAATTTTTCTTTTACAATAAGACTAGCTACTATCATCACTATCACTGTCTTTCTCTTCTGTCATCATTATAATTTCTACCtatactattttaattatgcAATCATATCTTGTCATCATCGTTATCTCTTCTACTATTATCAATACCAACAGCAACACCATCAACATCCCATTCTCTTCTCTCATTTCTTGTGCTatgctattttttctttttaaaaggTTTTAGTATTgtaattacttttttttcttgtgaTGTCTTTTTGCAATGAACTTTCTCCAATTAACTATTActgatgaaaaaaatttaaaaataaatttattaatagtttgtagatatttaaaatttttataaattataaataaaattcctataaaattaatttctattactatttaatgaatttttttaatagaagaATCGTATTGTCAGAGCCAGTgtcccttttttctttttttataagaATCACTTTGtccttaaaaaaaatagataagaAGCGACTTAGATGTGTACTCTTATATGGCTATTgttttttctaaaatttgattGCAATAACATTCTCCTCCATTGGCTTATAATGGGCGCAATCCGTCAATTATGGCtaatgtttaaaataaaaaaaaaagggggggggggggggggggggagaatGACAATAAAAATTGAAGGTAGTACTTATACAGCTGGTGCGTGTTTGGATTTTGGTGGCACCCTAAGTCAATGGCACACAATGGCACATGTTAGTGTGTTACAATCTTGACAGTTGACACAATCGGAAGTTGAATCTTGTCTTCAACACCACATGGTAGGGTAAGATTGTTAATTAGCTAAGGTTGCAAAATTGCTTCAACATAACCAAGATAAGAAACCCGTTAGTATTTCGGTTAAGGTTGCTATTATCCTTTGTATTTATTCTCACTTTAAatgcttttttttcttctttcttctctttttctttattggTCAATCACAATGcttatatttttaactaatacaAAATAAGATTTTAGTCAAAGGATAATTCATCTTTTCAtgattctttttttaaaaataaaatcaagacTGTTAAAGAGAAGTATATGAAAGATGACATAAGGCTTCCATGGGAACTTGGCATTCTTTGTTTGTCTATTTAGAATGATAAAGTCAATCAAATCTTAGCATTCATTTATGAGGATAAATAGAGGATCTGAAACTCATAGGCTATCTCCCTGAACATTGAACAAAGTAGTGCACCAAAGTAATGTTAATTGAACTGTATTCTTCATATGTGGAATCTACCACCAATGGATCATAGACCCTGATAATTAATTACCACAATTCTGCATCTTCAAGTGGCCACTAGCCTCTAGTTAAGCTTTCAGCCAAAAAGAAATGAACTGGAGATAAAAATCCATAAGTTACAGTCAAAGTAAAACTATTACTCATCTTGAATGGGCACATTTTAGACCAAGCATGGCATAGAAACAAGAACTACAGCAGAAACTCCAGAAAATAAGTGTCGAAATAGCTACCGGTCGCCATGATTTGGTGTCGGGGAGTCGGGTCTCAATGGAAGTACGGATCACATGCCGAGAAGGAGCATTCTTGCCGACTAACACTTCTATACAATTCCTAATCTGGTccttgtttttctcattttatgGAGAAACGCCCACAATCTCTGATAGGCGGATTCATGCATGCGGTTGATTATGACTAAGATTCATACCTGTAACGGGAATCTACAGGGAGGATTATCAGGAGAGGCAGCTCTTTCAAATAGGAAGCTGGTAACTCCATAAGCATTATTAGTTCATTGGTTAAAATGTCAGTGGCTGCTTTTCTCGTTCCTAGACTTTGAAGCAGCCCATTTAAAGTAACCACAGTTTGCTTCCGGGTTAGACGAAGGCCCCTGTAAGAAGAAACACATGTTAATATTAACACAAGTCTGAATTGGCAGAAAAGATGCATGGTTTGCAGCAGAAGCATGATATTCAAAACCACTACGGAGGTGAATTACCTCAGCACGGGAGCAAACGTAAAAACGGCGTCCACAATTAGGTCCTTGTTTCTTCACTACCCGAGCAACACATGGTTCCTTATGGCCCTTGCAGAGTGGTATACTGTTCTGCATCAATTGATGAATTCTTTGCCATTCCAGTGAAGCCAtattactcttttctttctttatagAACTCTCAGTTAGTTTAGCTAAATTCTGATCACATGCATCAGTATCCAACCTACATTGCTTGGGACTGTCACTATTATCACACACCGACTGAGTTTCAAGTTCGCAAGGGTCAGGTTGTGAGGTTTCTGTCTTATTATCTGAATTATCAGTACAAGAGTCATCGGCACCATTTTCAATATTTGAACTTCTCTTGAAAAATGACATAAGGGAGAGCTGGGACCATTGATTTCTAGCCTTTTTCTTGGATACATTGCACTGCATGGTTATTGATTTTGTATATTCACTTCCTGATTTTGAAACAGCCTCCTGAGGAGAACTTCCACAAGTATCATTGAACTCCAAAATGCTACCTTCAGAACCCTGGCTTGGAGGATAATTACTATTATCACATGGAAACATGGCAGGCAAAGCAGTTTTTTCGACTGGTTCTTCGGTGCCCTCAGAAACTTGTCTTTTCATCAAAACTGACACTGGAAACAAAAAAAGGCTCAGAAACAACAAAAgattaaattcttattttattatttaaatgtCATTCATGTTTTATACCTATAGTTTGCTGTAAGCCATGAACCATGGGAACATATCTAGAAGATAAAGAGGGAGTACTATGTAAAGAGACATCAGGAATATCAACTAAAGTCATAAAAACTGGGGCATGATCAGATCCTTCCAGCTTAATGCTCCGTCCTCCTTTCCACCTGTGTGCACTGAGCATATCTTAAAGTTAAAACTTATATTCTAGTGTCAAGAAAGGCAAACAGCACTAATCTTGAACATATGATACAGTACTGCTAAAGAACCACATAAGTGGGAAGATGTACAAATATATGtcaactaaacaaaagaaacacaaCTTGCAAAAGGAAGGAGATGATATTTGCAGCTCCCATGTACATAATAAAGGGCATGTTATGGTAGaaccaaatatttaaaattattttccaaaataacTCAGAATAAATAGCTTACAACTTACATCATATGCAATGCATGCATATTACCTTAGTATGCTTTCAGGTTTAGCCCGTTTATACTGTGTCAAAATGTCACACTCCTGAACATGGCATCTTACAAAGCTATGGCATTGCATGTCATCTGATTCATGTAAGCATGAACCAGCACAAAGAATATGGTCAATTCTACTGCCGAAGTTGAATACTTCAGCACCTGTACTTTGCGACCAGCATGTATATGCTTCCCTTCTGCATAAAAGATCGAAACGTAAAAATTGACTAACAGTCTTGGCACCATTGACATCGAACAATAAACGTAGCTCAAGCACCATACTTATCAGGATGCTTTGTTCTGAAGACATCAGAAAATTGACCTCCATTTTCAAGTAATATTGATCTGAACCATCTTCTAAACCTACACAAAATTCAGGTGAAGAAATGATTAGCAGCATATTACTGATATTTAGAAGTAGTGAAGTACTTCATATATAACTCTGGCATTCAGCTTACTCATTATTGTCAAACTCAGGTCCTGCATCACATCGATCAATTGCAGATGGCGCGATGTTGAGATCACCAACAACAATTATTCTCCTTCCCTTATGCAGAAGAGACTCCCATCTTTTCTAATAGAGAAACTATAAATATCAATGAAACAGAACAAGATAAACACTAAAACATAGAAAATTCTCGGCTCTTCAAAACAAAGAAACAGAGGAAACAAAAGTGAGTACAAACGTTGATATTAACAtatccaaatttttgaaaactaaataCAGTTTCCTAAGAATAATTTACAAGCCAGCATACAcccaaaaaaaagagaaactaCCAGATTTAATTTCAGTCAGGTTTATGCTAAATATATGAGAGGCAAATGGTTTTATGATCACCTTTTTACAGTTGAATAAGCTAATTCAAATTTCACCAATTAGTTTGGTTTGGAGAATCCCGAACCTTGTCCCAAATTATACACTAGTCATATAATTAATTTGTTCCAAAACCATATCAACATTTTAAATACCTGTAATATCTGgtaaaatttttgtttaaacTGAATCCTTTCTTCGTCATCACCTCCGGCTCTTGGTCCATACACATTGAAAAGAACTGGACAGAACAAATATAAATTCATGCTAAAATTGTAACCGGGTAAACAAGGGAGCGAGCTTTCTATTCTAATTATTTCAATAAGCATATGTACACAGGACACTCACCAAAGTGATCGTGATCAGTGATAACGCATCGCCCTTCGCTATCAACACTAAGAAGCTCATCTTGTGAAAATTCCTCAATATCTTCCGCTAGGAAAGGTAATTCGACTTTGTAAGCTTCGGAGTTTCCCATAAGACCAGTGAAGCCTTCTTCTGCTGATACTGGCAAGGCTACTTCACCACTTGCAAATGCCAACTTCACACGACAAAATGTGATGACACCTACACAACACAATCAACAGAATTCACTGCTTTAAAGGAAGAATGCTATTCCACAAACTCCTCATGATGAACAGTACTAAGGCATCTTTGTAAAAAATAGTATTCTTGAGAATAAAACTACTCTAAGCATTTGCTTTTTTATTATAAGCCATGTCAAACTCAAACAGATATGCTCATTCAAACACACAATGCAAgcaaatcaatttttcaaacaatcaacaaaagaggTTAACTTTTACAACTATAACATTATAAAGGATTTTGAAATTGTATACTTTGATTACGGTCGCATTTGTTTCTCACTTTCAAAAAATGTCATTTTTATTTCTCAACACAGTTGACAAAGCTGAAAAATTGTTTTTTCTTATTAGAAGCTACtctaaaatttgatttttcttccaactctcattattttacaaaattcatacaaatatttaaaagataaacaaaaaattcCACTCGCCCTAAGCAAGTACAGATTGGGGAACGCGATTTGAGAGTTTTGATTTGCATGGAAAATGTGAAGGGCAAAGGAAGAGTGTTGCGAAGAGGTTGGTTACCGGAATAGCCGGTACGGCCTTTCTGGGAGGAGCGGGAGCAGGAGAAGAAGGATTCATAACCGGTGGCCATGACGAGATCGGCGGTGAGTTCTTGACGGCGGAGCTTGGTCTCCTGGAAGCAAATGATGTCGGCGTCGAAAGAGTTGAGAAGATTCCGAAGAGAACCGAACTGCGCTACGCGCTGCCGAAGGCCGTTCACGTTGTACGTCACTATcttcattctctctctctcttcgcgCCTTCCTTTCGCGGTTCTGCTCAGCTCGCAGCGTGGCCGGTCTGTTCTTAACGGGGTTAATATTGTAATTAGCCCAtgatagattttttttttcattagttGTCGATAGTAATCCCTAATCAGATGAACTAATTTATCGTGAATCTAGGATTTGGATcctttaaagtttaaattttattttaaagagtaAAGTATGATCTTCTATctttgaatagtttctttttcatatttatttttgaccccacctataaaattaatagtaaaaaatcacactagtaaaattcaaactttagaatATTCAAATCCGTGAATCTAAATTCTATTTAAGAGCCTGTGATTGGCCCATAAATCATTATTTACAcaagacaaaatttaaattttgatatttatatAAGTAAATAAATGAATAGAACCACTCGACCAATCTAAATAGGTTAATTTAGCAAGGTTTAGTGGGAGTACGTACTCCGTACtgtacaattttaaaaatcgaAGATGAGCGGTGGAGTGAACGGAAAAGAGACTTTGAGGGTGAAACACGGCGAGGCAATCGATAATGTCAGCGGAAGAGATAAGGGGGAGAGCGAAGAGGACTTGCATCAGGAGAAAATGAGGATCATATTTCGAGAGGGATTTCTAAACCTTTGAAGGTTTCTTTCAGGGACAACGTTGTGGATTTTAAAATTGCTAAAACTTTTTCACTCGTTGAAACTTTGTCGGGAGATAACATTGCGGTAGTTTCTGGGAAGTAAGGAGATCTCTTGCCACCGAGTTACCCAAGAAACTAAGAATTGTTTTGCAGAACCTTATAAGGATGTTATAGTGATTAAAGTGCTAGGTAAACATTATAGCTACATTGCATTGTCTCATAAACTCCGAACGATATATGGCGGATTAAGGgatattttgatttattggacGTGTGGTTTGACTACTTTCTTGTGAAGTTTGATGTGGCTGAGGAGCGAGAAAAAGTTCTCTTAGGAGGTCCATGGATGATTGAGGAAAATTGTGACAATGAAGCCTTGGGATCAAGATTTTAGATCAAGTGAAAACTGTTTTGGAGCAACTTTAGCGTGGATTAGAATTTCCAGATTACCAATTTGGTGCTACCAAGAAAATGCAATGCTCTGTGTTGCGGCTGCAGCTAGCATTTCCGTCAAGATTGATTTGGCAACAAAATTAGCTGAAAGAGGACAATATGCTCGAGCCTATGTTCAGACAGAATTAGAAATTCTAGTGACTAAGAATTCTAGTGACTAAGAAGATTCTTATTGAAGGTGTTGAATATGAGGTTGAATATGAAAGTCTTCACCTTATTTATAACTCCTGTCTCAAGTTTGGTCATGATATGAAGGTGTGCAAGACTGATAGCAATGCGGCGGGAGGAACTAATGCCAAGGTAGTCGGCGATGTAGCAAAGCAGCCAAAAagttcaaattcaaaaaatccAGTGCATGTGGAAAAGGCAAGTTTTAATTTTGGCAAGAATCTTAGAGATGAGACTGTAAATGTTGCTGTCCCAGATTTGGTGGAGAGTAATTTGCATGTTGTTCATGTAGACTATGCACAACATGAGGATTTGGAAGGCTGGACTCAAGTGATTCGGAAAGGAAAGTATAAAATGAGTCAAAAACCTTCTCCTAGCACCCATCAAGTCCAACCAAAAATAAAGAAGACTCCTAACAAGGCTACCAATACTTGGACAAGACCTAATCACCAACGTACAACACATGCTACTAGATCCAAAGTAAAATTAAGCAGGGGCATCAATATTGAAAAACCGGTTAGTGTGGCTTCTTCGGGAACCCGGCACAATGTTCATCATCAGTAGCAAGCTGAGACAACAAATAGCACTGTGTGAAAGTGTCCTCGCCCAAACTCTTTGCAGAATTCACCAGTAGATAAGGATGGAGCATCGACGACGGGTGTGGCGCAAGTTTCGACGGAGAAAATTGTGCTGCAACTTGAGAGTCCATTAAAGGCGGGATCGTCGAAGACAGGGACATCATGTTGAGTCTCGGGTTTGTTATTAGAGCTCcctttttgctattttttatgGATAGTTTCAATATCATAGCCTGGAATGTGAGGGGTGCATATAACAAGATGGCCCGTGTGCATTGCAAAAATTTGGTGAAAATATATAAaccatctttcttctttctctttgagACTCATACCATGTTTAATAATTTGAAGAATTTTTGGGATAAGTTAGGTTTTCATTGTGTTAGTATTGAGGAAGCAGTAGGACATAGGGGTGGCATTTGGTTTCTATCTTCTATTGCTAATGCTTCTTGTGTGGTTATTGACCAAATTGACCAATGTATCACAGTGAAAGTGAGTGTGAGTAACTTAGTTTGGCTTTTGTAGTGCAGTGTATGAGAGTCTTCAATTCGAAAAAAGAAGTATGCTTTGGGATCATTTGCGTTCTACTAATTCAGGCCATAATGGACCGTGGATGGTCGTTGGTGATTTTAATAAGATTGTGGCGCCAGACGACAGTACAGgtgcttatttttcttctcacaAAGCTAGTCTATTAGCTACTACTCTAGATGACTGTGAGCTCTTTGATCTTAAAATGACTGGTAGGAGATATACTTGGTATAGAGCAGTTCAGGCTGGCAAGGACTTGGCTAAAAAGTTGGATAGAGCTCTAGTTAATGAGGCGTGGATGACAATATTTTCTGAGGATTATTCTGAAATTCTTAGCAGGCTTCATTCTGATCATTGTCCTATTTTAGTTCGTTGTCATGGTGGCCCCAGAGTGAAAGATTCTCGTCCTTTTAGGTTCCAAACTGCATGGGCAACACATCCTTCTTATAAACATGTTATTAGTAAGGCTTGGAATCAAGAGTTTGGAGGCGTTACTGAAAGGCTTAAGATGGTTCAACAGGCTTCTTTGGAGTTTAACtcaaagatttttgaaaatatttttgtgcgAAAAAGTAACCTGGAATATCATATTGATCAGATTCAACGGCGTTTGGAGATTACCGATGTGTTATCTCTTAGAATTAAAGAAGCTGAATTAAGGAAAGATTATAATAGGCTTTTATTGCAAGAGGAACTTTTTTGGTACCAGAAATCTAGAGAGCAGTGGGTCAAGTATGGGGATAGAAACACTAAATTCTTTCATCTTCAGACTTTGGTGCGTAGAAACCATAATAGAGTACATTGATTATATGTTAGAGATGGGTCTTGGTCTACTAATCTAGATATTCTCCAGGAAGAAGCCCTCTCTTTTTACAAGAATCTCTTTGGTACAACGGAAGAGGTTGAGGTTGATTGTTTAGGGAATGTTCCGATGCCCACTCTAAGCACCGAGGCTTGTGCTAGGTTAATTGACCATGTCTCTTTTGCAGAAGTCAA
Above is a genomic segment from Arachis stenosperma cultivar V10309 chromosome 1, arast.V10309.gnm1.PFL2, whole genome shotgun sequence containing:
- the LOC130950774 gene encoding DNA-(apurinic or apyrimidinic site) endonuclease 2 is translated as MKIVTYNVNGLRQRVAQFGSLRNLLNSFDADIICFQETKLRRQELTADLVMATGYESFFSCSRSSQKGRTGYSGVITFCRVKLAFASGEVALPVSAEEGFTGLMGNSEAYKVELPFLAEDIEEFSQDELLSVDSEGRCVITDHDHFVLFNVYGPRAGGDDEERIQFKQKFYQILQKRWESLLHKGRRIIVVGDLNIAPSAIDRCDAGPEFDNNEFRRWFRSILLENGGQFSDVFRTKHPDKREAYTCWSQSTGAEVFNFGSRIDHILCAGSCLHESDDMQCHSFVRCHVQECDILTQYKRAKPESILSAHRWKGGRSIKLEGSDHAPVFMTLVDIPDVSLHSTPSLSSRYVPMVHGLQQTIVSVLMKRQVSEGTEEPVEKTALPAMFPCDNSNYPPSQGSEGSILEFNDTCGSSPQEAVSKSGSEYTKSITMQCNVSKKKARNQWSQLSLMSFFKRSSNIENGADDSCTDNSDNKTETSQPDPCELETQSVCDNSDSPKQCRLDTDACDQNLAKLTESSIKKEKSNMASLEWQRIHQLMQNSIPLCKGHKEPCVARVVKKQGPNCGRRFYVCSRAEGPSSNPEANCGYFKWAASKSRNEKSSH